The sequence ATTTTCCTTTAAGATTTTTTTTCATTTTTTCTCCTGTTGGTGAGTCGTGAGTTGCAACAGCCCCAACTGATACAACTCCGTACTTTTTTGATGATCGCCCAATTGCGCCAGCAGCGCGGCGAACTCCGCATACGCCTGCGGATTTTTTTGTAATTGCAGGCTGCTTTCAAAATAACTGCGCGCTTTACCCCAAAGCTGATTACGCATGGCAATACGCGCGAGCGCCAAGAGTAAATCCGGGTCGCCGGGCCGTTCACGGAGCCACTGCTCAGCCACCAGTAACTGTTCATTGTCGCTACCACCGCGCACGCGTCCATACAATTCCACCAAGCGCGCATCCCACTGTTTGGTGAGTATGCGACGCAACTGTTGCTCGGCGGTTTCTTCTGCCCCCAAACGCTGTAAGTGGCCGCAATACTGCAACACTAAAACCTGAGACTGTTTGAGCGACTTATCGAGCTTTTGCCAGTAGGACTTCAGCTCGTCCAAATTAAATTTATGCGTATCCAGAACTGCGCTAACGGCATCCACTTCGAGACTGTGCAACTGCTCGGGGGTGTAAGCTTTACTTTTTTTCAACTCAGGTAGCAGGGCTTGCACGGCGGCCCAATCGTTTACCCGTTGATATACGGTCAATAGCAAATCGAGCACCACCGGATGCCGTGGCGCGACACTGCGGGCGCGCTCCAGTGTTGCCAGGCACTGCTCGCACTGTTGGTTTGCCAGTTGCATTTTAGCTTGACTCAGCAACACCGCGAGTTCGTTTTCCGGGGCGACTTCTTCCGCTTTGGACAGTAACGCCTGACAGGTCTCCATATCGCCCAATTGATGCGCACTGTGCGCCGCCGCCAGGTAGTGCACTAACGGCTGATCCGCGTACTTAGCCACACTCAACAAATCTTTTTTTGCCGCTTGCCAATTGCCTTCAATATAGTGAATCAGGCCGCGCTGGGTTCGGGCGTTCAACTGTCGAGAACGGCCTTCGGCAAAGAATGCCCAACTCACGCCCAGCGAGCGCAATATTGCGCGAAGCAAAATATAGCTCCAGCGCATTACCAATATGCCAAATACCACGGCAAAAACAGCGAACCAGAAACTGGTTTCAATGGTCGTGCTGCCGAGGCTAATTAAAATGTAGCCAGTGTCAGCTTTAATTAACTCGAGAATCAAAGGTGCCGCAACAATTGCGCACAGCGTTAATATTCCAAGCAGGTGGAGGCGCTTCATGTTAGTTGCCTCCTGCGCTTGGCTTGCCAGCCCCTTTCAAGTTGTGAAGATCTTCGATATAGCTGTGCAGTAACTCGAGCGACCCACTGATATCCGGCAGCTCAACAACGATATCGCGTTCCGCAAGCGCGTTTAGTTCCTGGCGGTAGCGCTCCACCGGAGCCGACGCAGGGTAAAACTGTGCCAGATAGCCCTCGGCCTGTTCCAGACTGTTGGTATAAATAGATTGTTGTTCACGCAGGAGTGCGAGCTGCGCACGCTCGAGCATTAAACGCACATTTTGCTGCAGGTACTGGGCAGATTCAGCCGACATCAACGGTGCAGGTTTTTCCGCGTGGTTGTTAATATTGATGTAATTACTCAGGCTTTTACCAAATGCGCGCAGGCTTTTTTTCATCGCCGCCCACCAGTTGTCGGTGGTAAGGTTTTCGTCAAGCGTTTCCCCCTCAGGGTTCTTGCCACGCCCTAATACCTGCTCGCGGTCCGGTCGCACTGGCAACATCACCACTTGGGTTATTAACCCGTTAATTTGCAGGTAGAGCCCCTCGCGATCTATTTTGTTTATTAACCTTAAGGCCGCCAGGTCGTTATTCACGGCTTTGCGTAAAGCAAATAAATCGGGGTCGTCCAGATCGCGCAAGATGGCATCGGCTTCGGTAAGCAATGCATCGGCGCCTTCAGCGCTGCGCTCAATCAAAATACGCTGATTAGCGAGTTTCAGAAGATACTCCGCTTCAGCCAGCAACCAGTCTTCACGGGTAATGGTAGACATCGCCAACAGGCGTTTATTCTGCGCTTGCAGCCGTTGTTCCGCCGCGGTGAGACGGTCACCGATGGTGCCCACTGCCTGTTCGCGTTCGCGTCCGACCGTGCTCAACGCCTGTCGCAGCTGGTTCAATTGCTGGCTTTGTGCGGCCAGTTGTTGTTGCAGTTCGGCCAGTTCCCCCGCCTTACTTTGCGTCTGCTGATAGTAGCCATAGCCATACCAACCGAGGCCCGCCACAGCGCCCGCGACCAGTAAAATAAGCAGCAGCAACAACAGCGAAAACCAGGGAATGCCTG comes from Teredinibacter turnerae and encodes:
- a CDS encoding heme biosynthesis HemY N-terminal domain-containing protein gives rise to the protein MKRLHLLGILTLCAIVAAPLILELIKADTGYILISLGSTTIETSFWFAVFAVVFGILVMRWSYILLRAILRSLGVSWAFFAEGRSRQLNARTQRGLIHYIEGNWQAAKKDLLSVAKYADQPLVHYLAAAHSAHQLGDMETCQALLSKAEEVAPENELAVLLSQAKMQLANQQCEQCLATLERARSVAPRHPVVLDLLLTVYQRVNDWAAVQALLPELKKSKAYTPEQLHSLEVDAVSAVLDTHKFNLDELKSYWQKLDKSLKQSQVLVLQYCGHLQRLGAEETAEQQLRRILTKQWDARLVELYGRVRGGSDNEQLLVAEQWLRERPGDPDLLLALARIAMRNQLWGKARSYFESSLQLQKNPQAYAEFAALLAQLGDHQKSTELYQLGLLQLTTHQQEKK
- a CDS encoding uroporphyrinogen-III C-methyltransferase, yielding MTDDKMPSPQEESQSKPESDQPSEQTAIIVAPAPDGSDSTADKAAEQTPDPEAEQWPPSEPPTEPRKGSGIPWFSLLLLLLILLVAGAVAGLGWYGYGYYQQTQSKAGELAELQQQLAAQSQQLNQLRQALSTVGREREQAVGTIGDRLTAAEQRLQAQNKRLLAMSTITREDWLLAEAEYLLKLANQRILIERSAEGADALLTEADAILRDLDDPDLFALRKAVNNDLAALRLINKIDREGLYLQINGLITQVVMLPVRPDREQVLGRGKNPEGETLDENLTTDNWWAAMKKSLRAFGKSLSNYININNHAEKPAPLMSAESAQYLQQNVRLMLERAQLALLREQQSIYTNSLEQAEGYLAQFYPASAPVERYRQELNALAERDIVVELPDISGSLELLHSYIEDLHNLKGAGKPSAGGN